The following coding sequences lie in one Deltaproteobacteria bacterium IMCC39524 genomic window:
- the nifK gene encoding nitrogenase molybdenum-iron protein subunit beta, whose amino-acid sequence MSAAEAAVKFVTETPVEEIERVKEWINTEEYKEKNFERTALVVNPAHACQPLGAQMVATGFEGALPFIHGSQGCASYFRSTFSRHYREPAAATCDAMTEDGAVFGGQNNLFEGLQNAYALYKPKMIPIFTTCMPEVIGDDLTAFSKNAKLQGYIPEDLPTPYANTPSFNGSHIHGYDAMLRSILQTVTEGQKVEGKCTGKLNIIPGFDGNVGNLREYKRILELMGIPYTMLADVSDVFDSGCDGEYKLYPGGTKMEDAAESINGKATISMQKYSSVTTMKWIESEYDGEKAILPLPFGVKKTDEMLLKLSELFDKPIPEELKAERARAVDAMTDAQQYLHGLKFAIAGDPDYLLGIVSFLLEMGARPWHILCSRSTKKFQKEMQALLDTSVFGEGCSIYINKDLWHMRSLLVTDPVAGIIGDTHAKWAARDAKIPLFRIGFPIIDRVNLHRTPVVGYNGAISMLTMLANKFLDIKDETCEDQWFEMMR is encoded by the coding sequence ATGAGCGCAGCAGAAGCAGCAGTAAAATTTGTTACCGAGACCCCGGTCGAAGAGATCGAACGGGTCAAGGAATGGATCAATACAGAGGAATATAAAGAAAAGAACTTTGAGCGGACTGCCCTGGTCGTCAACCCGGCCCACGCCTGCCAACCACTCGGCGCGCAGATGGTCGCTACCGGATTCGAAGGCGCTCTGCCATTTATTCACGGTTCACAGGGTTGTGCCTCTTATTTCCGCAGTACCTTCAGCCGCCATTACCGTGAACCGGCGGCAGCGACCTGTGACGCCATGACCGAGGACGGTGCCGTGTTCGGCGGCCAGAACAATCTCTTTGAAGGCCTGCAGAATGCCTACGCCCTGTACAAGCCGAAGATGATCCCTATCTTTACGACGTGTATGCCGGAGGTTATCGGCGATGACCTGACAGCTTTTTCCAAGAACGCCAAACTGCAGGGGTATATCCCGGAAGATCTGCCAACCCCTTACGCGAACACACCGAGCTTTAACGGCTCCCACATTCATGGCTACGATGCCATGCTTAGAAGCATTCTGCAGACCGTTACCGAAGGGCAGAAGGTTGAGGGTAAGTGCACAGGCAAACTGAACATTATTCCCGGCTTCGATGGTAACGTGGGGAACCTGCGCGAATACAAGCGCATCCTCGAGCTGATGGGCATTCCTTACACCATGCTGGCCGACGTTTCTGACGTTTTTGACTCGGGTTGCGACGGTGAGTACAAGCTCTACCCCGGTGGTACCAAGATGGAAGATGCAGCGGAGTCGATCAACGGCAAGGCGACCATCTCCATGCAGAAATACTCTTCTGTCACGACGATGAAATGGATTGAATCAGAATATGACGGTGAGAAGGCGATTCTGCCGTTGCCGTTCGGGGTCAAAAAGACCGACGAAATGTTACTGAAGCTTTCCGAGCTTTTCGACAAGCCTATTCCTGAAGAGCTCAAGGCCGAACGCGCTCGCGCGGTTGATGCCATGACCGACGCCCAGCAATACCTGCATGGCCTTAAGTTTGCCATCGCCGGTGACCCTGATTACCTGCTCGGGATCGTTTCCTTTCTGCTCGAAATGGGTGCCCGTCCCTGGCATATCCTCTGCTCTCGCTCAACCAAAAAGTTCCAGAAAGAGATGCAGGCCCTGCTTGACACCTCGGTCTTTGGCGAAGGTTGCTCGATCTACATCAACAAAGACCTCTGGCACATGCGCAGCCTGTTGGTGACCGACCCGGTCGCAGGAATCATTGGTGATACCCATGCCAAGTGGGCCGCACGCGACGCCAAGATTCCCCTGTTTCGTATCGGCTTCCCGATCATTGACCGGGTCAACCTGCACCGTACACCGGTGGTTGGTTACAACGGAGCGATCAGTATGCTGACGATGCTCGCTAACAAGTTCCTCGATATTAAAGATGAGACCTGTGAAGACCAGTGGTTTGAGATGATGAGGTAG
- the fdxB gene encoding ferredoxin III, nif-specific, with protein sequence MALLTGKTFGGEDWTPTFVMNIDSEKCIGCGRCFKSCARKVFMPEDLVDEETDSTRMIMTVANQSNCIGCAGCGVACPKKCFTFKTMEI encoded by the coding sequence ATGGCTTTATTAACAGGGAAAACATTTGGCGGGGAGGACTGGACGCCGACCTTTGTCATGAACATCGATTCCGAGAAGTGCATCGGTTGCGGGCGTTGCTTCAAATCTTGTGCACGCAAGGTGTTTATGCCTGAAGACCTTGTCGACGAGGAGACAGATTCAACGCGTATGATTATGACCGTTGCCAACCAGAGCAATTGCATCGGTTGCGCCGGTTGCGGTGTTGCTTGCCCGAAGAAGTGTTTTACGTTCAAGACGATGGAAATCTAA
- the nifH gene encoding nitrogenase iron protein: MAEKKLRQIAIYGKGGIGKSTTTQNTVAGLASLGKRVLIIGCDPKADSTRLILHAKAQDTVMDKVRELGTVEDLELEDVCKRGYGDVMCVESGGPEPGVGCAGRGVITAINFLEEEGAYTPDLDYVFYDVLGDVVCGGFAMPIRENKAQEIYIVVSGEMMAMYAANNICKGIVKYAASGSVRLAGLICNSRNTDREADLIEALAARLGTQMIHFVPRDNQVQRAELRRMTVIEYSPDHKQAGEYRQLAQKIADNEMFVVPTPLEMEDLEDLLMEFGIMEAEDESIVGVAESA, translated from the coding sequence ATGGCTGAAAAGAAATTACGTCAAATCGCAATCTACGGCAAAGGCGGCATCGGCAAATCAACCACGACTCAGAACACCGTGGCAGGCCTCGCTTCCCTCGGCAAGCGGGTGCTTATCATCGGCTGCGACCCCAAGGCTGACTCTACCCGCCTGATCCTGCATGCCAAAGCCCAGGACACCGTTATGGACAAGGTCCGTGAACTCGGCACCGTTGAGGATCTGGAACTGGAAGATGTCTGTAAACGCGGCTACGGCGATGTTATGTGTGTCGAGTCGGGCGGTCCTGAGCCAGGCGTCGGTTGTGCCGGGCGTGGTGTTATTACCGCCATCAACTTTTTGGAAGAAGAAGGCGCCTACACCCCTGACCTCGACTACGTTTTCTATGATGTTCTCGGTGATGTTGTCTGCGGCGGCTTTGCTATGCCGATCCGAGAGAACAAAGCCCAGGAGATCTACATCGTCGTCTCTGGTGAGATGATGGCAATGTACGCCGCCAACAATATCTGTAAAGGGATCGTTAAGTACGCCGCCTCGGGCAGCGTGCGCCTGGCCGGCCTGATCTGCAACAGCCGTAACACGGACCGCGAGGCGGATCTGATTGAAGCTCTGGCAGCACGTCTCGGCACCCAGATGATCCACTTCGTGCCACGTGACAATCAGGTTCAGCGCGCCGAACTGCGCCGCATGACTGTCATCGAGTATTCCCCTGATCACAAGCAGGCTGGAGAGTATCGTCAGCTGGCTCAGAAGATCGCCGACAACGAAATGTTCGTCGTGCCGACTCCACTCGAGATGGAAGACCTGGAAGATCTGTTGATGGAATTCGGCATCATGGAAGCGGAAGACGAAAGCATCGTGGGCGTGGCGGAAAGTGCTTAA
- the nifX gene encoding nitrogen fixation protein NifX, with the protein MKVAFASTDKVHVDEHFGKAEEFYIWEIGPEEAAFSGVAQLKAEEGFIDDKIEARTSVLADCALVYVGEIGGPAAARLVQKKIHPIKSKEHEPITVVVEKLQEVLKGNPPPWLRKAMMKGERPN; encoded by the coding sequence ATGAAAGTCGCATTTGCCAGCACAGACAAAGTCCATGTCGATGAGCATTTCGGTAAGGCTGAAGAGTTTTACATCTGGGAGATAGGTCCGGAAGAAGCCGCCTTCAGCGGCGTCGCGCAGTTAAAGGCTGAGGAAGGCTTTATCGACGACAAGATTGAGGCCCGCACGTCAGTGCTCGCAGATTGTGCCCTGGTTTATGTCGGTGAGATTGGCGGTCCTGCTGCAGCGCGACTGGTGCAGAAGAAGATTCATCCGATCAAGAGTAAAGAGCATGAACCGATCACAGTGGTTGTCGAAAAGCTGCAGGAAGTACTCAAGGGTAATCCGCCACCGTGGTTAAGAAAAGCGATGATGAAAGGCGAAAGACCAAACTAA
- a CDS encoding MFS transporter, with protein MFSVLATGIGQSMTFTLLAPLGREVGFAEIQVGLIISCSSLAFTLTSPLWGRKSDLWGRKPVLLLGMVGYTLGAALFAAVFTFGLKGLLSGMTLYLLVISARVLMASLMSAAPSAASAYIADTTSAGQRVAGMGRLGAARTLGAILGPATCGILATIGLLTPLYIGVAIALVSTVLLVIILREPPLSVPRSETRQKLKLLDKRYFPYILVGFLTFLAFSMTSQTIGFYIQDRFVLDGKDTAQALGSGMMVAACMSFFAQAFLAGRLKLTPIRLMTFGLPILMTSYGLLLFADSIATLVVFLGVLGLGLGMVSPGFTAGASLAVGPNEQGAVSGLVSSCPAAGFVLGPIFGTSLYQIDHTLPYICSLVLMLPLTLYVWWFGRRERR; from the coding sequence ATGTTCAGCGTACTCGCCACCGGGATCGGCCAGTCGATGACCTTTACCCTTTTGGCACCTCTCGGTCGCGAAGTCGGTTTTGCAGAGATCCAGGTCGGCCTGATCATCTCCTGCTCGTCCCTTGCTTTCACCTTGACCAGCCCGTTATGGGGGCGCAAGAGCGACCTTTGGGGTCGCAAACCGGTACTGCTGTTGGGGATGGTCGGCTACACTTTGGGCGCCGCTCTTTTCGCCGCTGTCTTCACCTTTGGCCTTAAAGGGTTGCTTTCCGGGATGACGCTCTACCTTCTGGTCATCTCAGCACGGGTCTTGATGGCTTCGCTGATGTCGGCAGCTCCCAGCGCCGCCTCGGCCTACATCGCCGACACCACCAGCGCAGGGCAACGCGTCGCAGGGATGGGACGCCTGGGTGCGGCCAGGACTCTTGGCGCAATCCTCGGTCCGGCCACCTGCGGCATTCTCGCCACTATCGGTTTGCTGACGCCCCTCTACATAGGCGTCGCCATCGCCTTGGTCAGCACGGTCCTGCTGGTTATCATATTACGGGAGCCACCCCTCTCAGTACCTCGTTCAGAGACCAGGCAGAAGCTGAAACTGTTAGACAAGCGCTACTTCCCATACATCCTGGTCGGGTTCCTGACATTCCTTGCCTTTTCAATGACAAGCCAGACTATCGGCTTCTACATACAGGATCGTTTCGTCCTTGATGGCAAGGACACCGCCCAAGCTCTCGGGTCTGGGATGATGGTTGCCGCTTGTATGTCATTCTTTGCCCAGGCTTTTCTGGCGGGTCGATTGAAATTGACCCCGATTCGGCTGATGACCTTCGGCCTGCCAATATTGATGACAAGCTACGGCTTGCTCTTGTTTGCCGACAGCATCGCCACACTGGTCGTCTTTCTGGGGGTGTTGGGGTTAGGACTGGGCATGGTCTCGCCGGGATTTACCGCCGGGGCTTCTTTAGCGGTCGGCCCCAATGAACAAGGAGCAGTCAGCGGGTTGGTTTCCTCCTGCCCGGCGGCAGGATTTGTGCTGGGGCCGATTTTCGGTACCAGCCTGTACCAGATCGATCACACCCTGCCGTATATCTGTTCCCTTGTGCTGATGTTGCCGCTAACTCTTTATGTCTGGTGGTTTGGTCGGAGGGAGAGACGCTGA
- a CDS encoding sulfite exporter TauE/SafE family protein codes for MTPEMIPFLAACIFVVAVMYASVGHGGASGYLAVMALFSLHPEALKPTALMLNIVVAGVGTYLYCTAGQFSWRVFWPFMITSIPASFLGGAFSLPPELYRPVLGMMLFYAAWRLFVRRKHDEYEAKPPTFLLAMVVGGVLGFASGIIGVGGGIFLSPLMILFRWARVREVSGIAALFILVNSISGLFGHLSSLQHVPDYAPMLAGVALVGGTIGALCGSRHLPVATILKAMSFMMVLAGGKMFLF; via the coding sequence ATGACTCCAGAAATGATTCCCTTTCTTGCCGCCTGTATCTTCGTCGTCGCCGTGATGTACGCCAGCGTAGGGCACGGTGGGGCCTCAGGATACCTGGCCGTGATGGCTCTCTTCAGCTTGCATCCCGAGGCACTCAAGCCGACGGCGTTAATGTTGAATATTGTTGTTGCCGGGGTGGGGACTTACCTTTACTGCACTGCTGGACAGTTCTCCTGGCGTGTGTTCTGGCCTTTTATGATCACATCGATTCCTGCCAGCTTCCTCGGCGGCGCCTTCAGCTTACCACCTGAACTTTATCGGCCAGTTCTCGGCATGATGTTGTTCTACGCGGCGTGGCGGCTCTTTGTGCGTCGCAAACATGATGAGTACGAGGCCAAGCCACCCACTTTTCTACTGGCCATGGTTGTGGGTGGTGTGCTTGGTTTTGCGTCTGGAATCATTGGCGTTGGAGGAGGAATCTTTTTGAGTCCTCTTATGATCTTGTTTCGCTGGGCCAGGGTGCGTGAGGTCTCCGGGATCGCGGCGCTTTTTATTCTGGTGAATTCAATCTCTGGTCTGTTCGGTCATCTGAGCAGCTTGCAGCATGTGCCTGATTATGCCCCCATGCTAGCTGGTGTGGCTCTGGTCGGTGGCACCATCGGCGCACTTTGCGGTAGCCGTCACCTGCCAGTAGCAACGATCCTCAAGGCGATGTCTTTCATGATGGTTTTAGCCGGGGGAAAGATGTTCCTGTTTTGA
- the tsaA gene encoding tRNA (N6-threonylcarbamoyladenosine(37)-N6)-methyltransferase TrmO, producing the protein MNYLPIGWLLTPFKTIDEMPVQPCAARGVCGWIELRADLAAGLDDLHGFSHLIVLYHFHNQRDVRLTVTPFLDDREHGLFATRAPCRPNPIGLSVLRLQKVDDTTLEVMDVDMLDGTPLLDIKPYVPAFDQPQGDVRTGWLKTSAPGLLTARSDERFKQS; encoded by the coding sequence TTGAATTATCTACCGATTGGCTGGTTACTCACGCCCTTCAAAACCATTGACGAAATGCCGGTACAGCCATGCGCAGCTCGCGGTGTCTGTGGCTGGATCGAATTGCGTGCCGATCTGGCCGCCGGGCTTGACGACCTCCATGGATTTTCCCACCTGATCGTGCTCTACCATTTTCACAACCAGAGAGATGTTCGCCTCACGGTCACGCCTTTTCTTGATGATCGAGAGCATGGTCTGTTTGCGACCCGCGCACCCTGTCGTCCGAATCCGATCGGCCTGTCTGTGCTGCGGCTGCAAAAGGTAGACGACACCACGCTTGAGGTCATGGACGTCGACATGCTCGATGGAACCCCGTTGCTCGACATCAAACCCTACGTGCCAGCCTTCGACCAGCCCCAGGGCGACGTCCGAACCGGCTGGCTGAAGACGTCCGCACCAGGTTTGCTAACGGCCCGTTCCGATGAGCGTTTTAAACAGTCCTGA
- a CDS encoding radical SAM protein: protein MATGCPMMKMKRQSDHPCFGGDHSKAGRIHLPVAPGCNIKCGFCERKFDCANESRPGVTSQVLTPEQAVDRVRLVKRHMEMKGGAQLKVVGIAGPGDPLANPKTFETFDLVKAAFPEMTLCLSTNGLLLTEYLDKLQRVGVHSITVTVNALTPETGAKVYEWVNFHGTRLSGEDGAAVLLKRQLDGVRYAAAAGMMVKVNHVYIPGINDHETLDLAVKMRELGAEMMNIIPVIPIGLFKEVAPPSEATMEMVRNQAELILSQARHCKQCRADAAGVVGQDIDLQALSA, encoded by the coding sequence ATGGCTACAGGATGCCCCATGATGAAAATGAAACGCCAGTCCGACCATCCTTGTTTCGGTGGCGATCACTCCAAAGCGGGTCGGATTCATTTGCCGGTTGCTCCCGGCTGCAATATCAAATGCGGTTTCTGCGAACGCAAGTTTGATTGCGCCAACGAGAGCCGCCCCGGAGTAACCAGTCAAGTTTTGACCCCGGAACAAGCAGTCGATCGGGTGCGCCTAGTGAAACGGCACATGGAAATGAAAGGTGGAGCTCAGCTCAAAGTTGTTGGAATCGCCGGACCCGGCGATCCCCTGGCCAATCCAAAGACTTTTGAGACCTTTGACCTTGTCAAGGCAGCTTTTCCAGAGATGACCCTTTGTCTTTCGACCAATGGCCTTCTGCTGACGGAATACCTCGACAAGTTACAACGGGTCGGCGTCCACAGCATTACTGTAACTGTCAATGCCCTGACTCCGGAAACGGGCGCTAAAGTGTACGAGTGGGTCAATTTTCATGGGACTCGGCTCTCTGGCGAAGATGGCGCTGCCGTACTTCTCAAGCGGCAGTTGGATGGGGTTCGTTATGCAGCGGCTGCAGGCATGATGGTGAAGGTCAATCATGTCTACATTCCCGGCATCAACGATCATGAAACGCTCGATCTTGCGGTCAAGATGCGCGAGTTGGGAGCAGAAATGATGAACATTATCCCGGTAATCCCGATCGGGTTATTTAAGGAGGTTGCTCCTCCTTCTGAGGCGACCATGGAGATGGTCCGAAATCAGGCAGAGTTGATTCTTTCGCAGGCACGCCACTGCAAGCAGTGTCGCGCTGATGCAGCTGGTGTCGTTGGTCAGGACATTGATCTTCAGGCTCTGAGCGCCTAA
- a CDS encoding TrkA C-terminal domain-containing protein: MPIAAVAEHEQSIDLLELSGSNHVLPLKLRLGEHLANRVSAGHLHCHVVGRLGDLLIAEFPVHNTPLAGRPLRDIQIRETFGLNVVAVWERGRLIPVTPDTVLADGSFPVVMGTSEQITKLDTYLVIYNTNFNPVLVIGGGEVGCVTTRTLRSRGVTVHMIEREEALRSSLEGVADQLFIGDAADLELLMGAGLADAPSVLLTTNDDAMNIYLAVYCRRLNPELRVISRITHERNIEAIHRAGADFVLSYASLGAETIMSLLQHRESVILGEGFDLFYVPVPASLAGEVLVSSHIRARTGLNVLALRRPDGEVIPATASMVLEPDCELVMLGSEPQRRDFTEEFR, translated from the coding sequence GTGCCCATTGCTGCGGTGGCGGAGCACGAGCAGTCCATCGACTTGCTGGAGCTGAGTGGCAGTAATCACGTTCTGCCCCTCAAACTCCGGCTAGGGGAGCATCTCGCCAACCGTGTCAGTGCCGGGCATCTCCACTGCCACGTGGTCGGGCGGCTGGGAGATCTCCTGATCGCGGAGTTCCCGGTGCACAACACCCCGCTGGCCGGTCGTCCTCTTCGGGATATACAGATTAGGGAGACCTTCGGCCTGAATGTAGTGGCGGTGTGGGAGCGGGGACGCCTGATCCCGGTTACGCCAGATACAGTCCTTGCTGACGGTAGTTTTCCGGTGGTGATGGGGACCAGCGAACAGATCACTAAGCTCGATACTTATCTGGTGATTTACAACACCAATTTCAACCCGGTGCTCGTAATCGGTGGTGGTGAAGTGGGCTGCGTCACCACCCGAACTCTCCGGAGTCGTGGTGTGACTGTTCACATGATCGAACGCGAGGAGGCTCTAAGGAGCTCTCTGGAGGGTGTCGCCGACCAGTTGTTCATTGGCGACGCGGCTGATCTGGAACTGCTCATGGGTGCGGGGTTGGCCGACGCCCCCAGCGTGCTGCTCACCACGAATGATGATGCCATGAACATCTATCTGGCGGTGTACTGCCGTCGGCTGAACCCGGAGCTTCGGGTGATTAGCCGCATCACTCACGAGCGTAACATTGAAGCGATCCACCGGGCTGGCGCCGACTTCGTGCTGAGTTACGCATCCCTTGGGGCCGAGACGATTATGTCACTGTTACAGCATCGAGAGTCAGTGATTCTGGGTGAGGGGTTCGACCTCTTTTATGTGCCCGTGCCTGCAAGCCTGGCTGGAGAGGTTCTGGTGTCTAGCCATATCCGTGCTCGGACTGGTCTCAATGTGTTAGCGCTGCGTCGACCCGATGGCGAAGTCATCCCGGCGACGGCCTCAATGGTCCTTGAACCGGATTGTGAGCTGGTGATGTTGGGGAGCGAACCCCAGCGCCGGGATTTCACCGAAGAGTTCCGATGA
- a CDS encoding FKBP-type peptidyl-prolyl cis-trans isomerase gives MLRAQKGDRVTVHFIGTLDNGHIFDQRDGDEPLSFVIGAGEIFPDMETEIIGMKVGEVKNIHLAAEQAYGLRLDENLLKISRNLFPADRELRIGRKLNIELAGNEQRMMRIRHVDEQEVLLDGNHDLAGCDLTFALELMEIV, from the coding sequence ATGCTAAGGGCACAAAAAGGTGACCGCGTCACGGTTCACTTCATCGGCACACTCGACAATGGCCATATCTTTGATCAACGTGATGGTGATGAACCGCTTTCCTTTGTTATTGGCGCAGGAGAAATTTTTCCCGACATGGAGACAGAAATCATCGGCATGAAAGTTGGTGAGGTGAAGAATATCCATCTTGCCGCAGAACAGGCGTACGGCTTAAGACTCGATGAGAACCTTCTGAAAATTTCACGGAATTTGTTTCCTGCAGATCGTGAGTTACGTATCGGTCGCAAATTGAACATTGAACTGGCTGGCAACGAGCAACGGATGATGAGGATTCGTCATGTTGATGAGCAGGAAGTGTTGCTCGATGGTAATCACGATTTGGCCGGGTGTGATCTGACCTTTGCATTGGAATTGATGGAGATCGTGTGA
- the nifD gene encoding nitrogenase molybdenum-iron protein alpha chain, which translates to MAERKPIKGITTEKTENLIAETLAAMPEKAAKKRAPHLGANEPTSSTCAVKSNKKVVPGVMSQRGCAYAGAKGVVWGPIRDMIHVSHGPVGCGVYSWGTRRNLMQGIPGVTSFPMDFTSDFQERDIVYGGDLKLEKLLKEADELFPLNKGMSILSECPVGLIGDDINAVAKKMENELDKLVVPCNCEGFRGVSQSLGHHISNDSIRDHIIGKFKFKEEAGPYDVALIGDYNIGGDVWAAKPILEEIGLNVKSVWTGDGEVEKIGATHSVKLNLIHCYRSMNYMCKVMEEKWDIPWLEYNFFGPTKIEESLRAIGELFDDKIRKNVEKVIKKYKPVMKEVTDEYKPRLEGKTAMLFVGGLRPRHTIGAYEDLGIQITGAGYEFAHQDDYDRTAPEMAKGTLIYDDVSEFELERFVEELKPDLVGSGIKEKYVFQKAGIPFRQMHSWDYSGPYHGYEGFKIFARDIDMAINSPTWDLVKSPF; encoded by the coding sequence ATGGCTGAAAGAAAGCCCATCAAGGGCATTACTACAGAAAAAACGGAAAACTTGATCGCCGAAACTCTGGCTGCGATGCCGGAGAAGGCGGCTAAGAAAAGGGCACCACACCTTGGCGCCAATGAACCGACCTCGTCAACCTGCGCGGTCAAATCCAACAAGAAAGTTGTTCCCGGCGTCATGAGTCAGCGCGGCTGTGCTTACGCTGGAGCGAAAGGGGTCGTCTGGGGTCCAATCCGCGACATGATCCATGTTTCCCACGGTCCGGTTGGTTGCGGTGTCTACAGCTGGGGAACCCGACGGAACCTGATGCAGGGCATTCCCGGCGTTACCTCCTTTCCGATGGACTTCACCAGTGATTTTCAGGAGCGAGACATTGTCTACGGCGGTGATTTGAAACTGGAAAAACTTTTGAAAGAGGCGGATGAGCTGTTTCCGCTCAACAAGGGAATGTCCATCCTCTCCGAGTGTCCGGTCGGCCTGATCGGTGACGATATCAACGCCGTCGCCAAGAAGATGGAGAACGAACTCGACAAACTGGTCGTGCCTTGTAACTGCGAAGGATTCCGCGGCGTCTCACAGTCGTTGGGTCATCATATCTCCAACGACTCGATCCGCGATCACATCATCGGCAAGTTCAAGTTCAAAGAAGAAGCAGGCCCTTATGATGTCGCTCTGATTGGTGATTACAACATTGGCGGAGACGTTTGGGCTGCCAAGCCAATCCTCGAAGAAATTGGCCTCAATGTTAAATCTGTCTGGACCGGCGACGGTGAAGTCGAAAAAATCGGCGCCACTCACTCGGTAAAACTCAACCTGATCCACTGCTACCGCTCGATGAACTATATGTGCAAGGTGATGGAAGAGAAATGGGACATCCCGTGGCTCGAGTACAACTTCTTCGGCCCGACCAAGATCGAAGAGAGTTTACGTGCTATCGGTGAGTTGTTTGACGACAAGATCAGGAAGAATGTTGAGAAGGTGATCAAGAAGTACAAGCCGGTCATGAAAGAAGTCACCGACGAGTACAAACCACGCCTGGAAGGCAAAACCGCCATGTTGTTTGTCGGTGGCTTGCGCCCTCGTCATACCATCGGTGCCTACGAAGATCTCGGTATCCAGATCACCGGCGCCGGTTACGAATTTGCCCATCAGGATGACTACGACCGCACTGCACCGGAGATGGCCAAAGGCACCCTGATCTACGATGACGTCTCCGAGTTCGAACTGGAGAGGTTCGTCGAAGAACTCAAGCCCGACCTGGTCGGTAGTGGCATCAAGGAAAAGTATGTCTTCCAGAAAGCCGGTATCCCTTTTCGCCAGATGCACAGTTGGGATTACTCGGGGCCGTATCACGGATACGAAGGCTTCAAGATCTTCGCCCGCGATATTGACATGGCGATCAATAGCCCGACTTGGGATTTGGTCAAGTCGCCATTTTAA
- a CDS encoding NifB/NifX family molybdenum-iron cluster-binding protein translates to MLIAVTSKTGTEIDQHFGHAEKFRIYKYRKGDPVQVSEVAVEKYCSFDPDHPFRHRQFDGIAEALKDCKAVVTAMIGELPKQELEKLGFKVVSMSGPIEPALKVAHDVVCDGKCAGNTERCEHK, encoded by the coding sequence ATGCTCATCGCAGTCACATCCAAAACCGGCACCGAGATCGACCAGCACTTCGGTCATGCCGAAAAATTTCGCATCTACAAGTATCGTAAAGGCGACCCGGTTCAGGTTTCGGAAGTCGCGGTTGAAAAGTACTGCTCTTTCGACCCGGATCATCCGTTTCGACATCGCCAGTTTGACGGCATCGCCGAGGCCTTGAAGGATTGTAAGGCGGTTGTGACGGCAATGATTGGTGAGCTTCCGAAACAGGAACTGGAGAAGCTTGGTTTCAAGGTGGTCAGCATGTCAGGACCTATTGAACCGGCATTGAAAGTAGCGCACGATGTCGTCTGTGACGGCAAATGTGCAGGCAATACAGAGAGATGTGAACATAAGTAG